TCCTGGGGCAGGGCGGCATCAAGGCGGTCTCCAAGGTGTTCAGCCTGCTGCTGGCGGCCATTGCCGTTGACCTGATAATCAAAGGCTTGAACCTGTTGAATATCCTGAACAACGGATGAGGATGCCCGGGGAAGAGTGTGGAAAACTCACGCAATCCATCAGAGTCTTTGAGCGATGGCATCGTCACGTTCCATAGAATGGAACATGCCATGCGGGCTGAAAAATTCCTGAAGGCTGCCGGGTTCAGCGCGCGGATAATAGTCCCGCCATATCTGCTCGATACCGGCTGCAACCTGGGATTGATTTTCGACCTCTCAAAGCTGCAGGAAGTCGAGCGCCTGTTGAAGGAAAAGCGGGTGGAATACACTCATATCGGGCCGCTGGGGGAGTGCCAGTAACGAAAAGACGTTAGACATCCGCAATGACAAGGAAAAATTCCTCCTAACCTCCCTTTACTAAAGGGAGTGACAACCCCTCCACCCTGGGATGCTTCGCTGCGCTCAGTATGACAAGTCGTCAGACTATTCTGTAGGGGTTGCTTCGCCCCGCCAGAGCGGGGCTCGCAACGACGGTTTTTGTCCCTTTATTACTCCAATCGGCTTTGTGCTGGCGACGATGCGCGAGATGCCGGCGTTGTGCGCCACGCCCACCACTTCTTTCACGTCCTTGTATGCTTCAGAGGCTTCTTCCGCCAGACCCGCCATGCTGCCCGCCATGACTGTTATCCCTCTTGATTCAAGCTCGTGCAACACCTCTCGCCCGCTGACATGGCGCTTGGCCTCCGAGCGGCTTTCCTGGCGACCCGCCCCGTGGCAGGTGGAGCCGAAGCTGTTCTGCATGGCCCCCTCCGTCCCTACTAATATATATGAATAGCGCCCCATGTCGCCGGGGATGAGAACGGGCTGGCCGATTTTGGCGTATTTCTGTGGTATATCGGGATGCCCCGGCGGAAAGGCGCGCGTAGCGCCCTTGCGGTGCACGCACAGGGGCTGTTTCTTGCCCTCCCAGGTATGCTCCTCTATCTTGGCGACGTTGTGGCACACGTCATAAATCAGCTCCAGGCCGGCTTCGTGGTCGCTGACGCCCATAACTCCAGTGAAGGCCTGGCGCACCCAGTGGGTGATGCACTGGCGGTTGGCCCAGGCATAGTTGGCGGCGCACCTCATAGCCGAAAGGTAGGCCTGGCCTTCGGGGGAACTCAAAGGAGAGCAGGCGAGCTGCCTGTCGGGCAGGCTGATACCGTATTTCTGCATGGCGGAGACCATTTCTTTGACATAATCATCAGCTACCTGATGACCCAGGCCCCTCGACCCGCAGTGCACCCATAGCACCACCTGGCCGGGCTCGTCGATGCCCATGACCTTGGCCGTTTGCGGCTCGAAGATGTGGTCGATGATGTCCACCTCGAGGAAGTGATTGCCGGAGCCAAGCGTGCCGAGCTGGGGAATGCCGCGCTCTTTGGCATGCCTGGAGACGAAACCGGGGTCGCATTCGGTCATCTCGCCGTGCTCTTCGGTGGTCTCCAGGTCTTCCTGTCGCCCATAGCCTTTGTCCACCGCCCAGCGAGAACCCTTCGTTAAGACATCATCAATCTCTCTGGCTTTTAAGCGTATCTTTCCCTCGGAACCCACGCCGGAAGGGACGCTGTTGTAGAGGGCCACGATGAGGTCTTTCATCTTCGGCTCGACATCTTTTTTAGTGAGATTGGTGCGCAACATGCGCACGCCGCAGTTGATGTCGAAGCCCACGCCGCCGGGCGATATGACTCCGTCCTTGATGCGCATGGCCGCTACGCCGCCGATGGGGAAGCCGTAGCCCCAGTGAATGTCGGGCATGGCGAAAGAGTAGCCCACTATGCCGGGAAGGAAGGCGACGTTGACCACCTGCTCGAGCGCCTGCTCCTCGCGGATGGTATCCAGCATGTCTGCCGAGGCGAAAATCATGCCGGGCACGCGCATGCCGCTGCGGTAGCTTTTGGGGATGATGTAGCGGTTTTCATCCAGCTTTTCCAGGGGACCGTTCCACTTTGGCATAGATTACCTCCACGTCTTTCCCCTCTCCCTTTGGTAAAGGGAGACTGACCGCCGCAGCGGTCTGAGAGGGATTTATCCCCTCTGTCGCAGGGGCGAATGGCCATTCGCCCCTACACATCGAACACCACCCTTACCCTCGGCTTATTCTCGCGCACTTCGAGCGTGTAGTAGGTGGCGCTCTTGACCCCGATAATCATCTCATGCCGTTCTGGGTCGAACTTCTCGCCGTAACAGGTCGCCGTTAAATGCGTCCCGTTGAGAGCAACCTCAAAGCGCTTGAACAGCAGCTGCTCCACGTCGAAAAGATAAAGCAGGCGGTTGAGCCACTCGAAGAGGAGTGTCTCCTTATCCTTCTCCGTTATTGAGATGCGCCGCTCCTCGGTCTCTCTTACTTTCCTGAGGTCGGTCATGACGGCGAACATGCCGTAGGCGGCATTGGCGAAGGCTTCATCGAGCGTTTTGCCGTAGGCGTAGAGACCGGCATCGGCGGTGTGCGGGATTAGGCGGTAGCGCGGCATGGGCCTAGCCTTTAGGGTTGCCGAGGTATCTCGCGAACCAGGCAGCGGCCAGGTTGGCCACCTGCGGCAGCGCGCCCTGCTCTTCAAAGAGGTGGGTGGCTCCGGGGACTAGCGACAGCTCTTTAACGGACGTCAGTTTATCCAGAGTCTGCTGGTTGAGCTCGATGACCTGCGTGTCCAGCCCTCCGACTACCAGTAACACAGGGGCTTTCACGCGCGGCAGGGAAGACGCGGCGAGGTCCGGCCTTCCCCCTCGTGAGACGACGGCTTTGACTGTCTGCGGACGTTCGGCTGCCGCCACCAGCGCCGCCGCCGCGCCCGTGCTGGCCCCGAAACAACCGACATTAAGGCTCTGGGTATCCTTATTACGCGCGACCCAATCGACGGCGCCGACGAGTCGTCTGGCCAGAAAATCGATGTCAAAGCGCAGGTGACCTGTCACGGAGTCAATTTGTTCTTCTTTAGGTGTCAGCAGGTCGAAAAGGAGCGTGGCCAGGCCGGCTTCCTGCAGCACGCCCGCCACGAAGCGGTTGCGCGGGCTGTTGCGGCTGCTGCCCGAGCCGTGAGCGAATACCACGATGCCTTTAGCCTTTTTGGGGATTACGAGGTTGCCTTCAAGAGGTGCCCCGTCGACTACTAATCTTATAGGGCGTTCATTCTCCATGTGACGCCTCCACTTTTTGCTGCCTGCTGCGGGCTTCTCCTTTGAGGATGGATAGCACTTCTTCATCCTCGACCTGGTCGAAGCGCAGGTAAAACTGGCCGACGGCGGAAAAATATGAAGGGACGCGCGCCACCAGCATTTCGTCACAGTCGGCGGCGAGTCGCCTGACGGTGTCTTCCGGCCCCACCGGCATGGCAGCGATCAATTTAGAAGGATTCTCGTGCCGCGCCGCCCATAGCGCCGCCTGCAATGTCGAGCCGGTAGCCACGCCGTCGTCGGTGACGATGACCT
This DNA window, taken from Dehalococcoidia bacterium, encodes the following:
- a CDS encoding archease — encoded protein: MPRYRLIPHTADAGLYAYGKTLDEAFANAAYGMFAVMTDLRKVRETEERRISITEKDKETLLFEWLNRLLYLFDVEQLLFKRFEVALNGTHLTATCYGEKFDPERHEMIIGVKSATYYTLEVRENKPRVRVVFDV
- a CDS encoding RtcB family protein: MPKWNGPLEKLDENRYIIPKSYRSGMRVPGMIFASADMLDTIREEQALEQVVNVAFLPGIVGYSFAMPDIHWGYGFPIGGVAAMRIKDGVISPGGVGFDINCGVRMLRTNLTKKDVEPKMKDLIVALYNSVPSGVGSEGKIRLKAREIDDVLTKGSRWAVDKGYGRQEDLETTEEHGEMTECDPGFVSRHAKERGIPQLGTLGSGNHFLEVDIIDHIFEPQTAKVMGIDEPGQVVLWVHCGSRGLGHQVADDYVKEMVSAMQKYGISLPDRQLACSPLSSPEGQAYLSAMRCAANYAWANRQCITHWVRQAFTGVMGVSDHEAGLELIYDVCHNVAKIEEHTWEGKKQPLCVHRKGATRAFPPGHPDIPQKYAKIGQPVLIPGDMGRYSYILVGTEGAMQNSFGSTCHGAGRQESRSEAKRHVSGREVLHELESRGITVMAGSMAGLAEEASEAYKDVKEVVGVAHNAGISRIVASTKPIGVIKGQKPSLRAPLWRGEATPTE
- a CDS encoding alpha/beta hydrolase, giving the protein MENERPIRLVVDGAPLEGNLVIPKKAKGIVVFAHGSGSSRNSPRNRFVAGVLQEAGLATLLFDLLTPKEEQIDSVTGHLRFDIDFLARRLVGAVDWVARNKDTQSLNVGCFGASTGAAAALVAAAERPQTVKAVVSRGGRPDLAASSLPRVKAPVLLVVGGLDTQVIELNQQTLDKLTSVKELSLVPGATHLFEEQGALPQVANLAAAWFARYLGNPKG
- a CDS encoding DUF3343 domain-containing protein, whose amino-acid sequence is MEHAMRAEKFLKAAGFSARIIVPPYLLDTGCNLGLIFDLSKLQEVERLLKEKRVEYTHIGPLGECQ